From Melitaea cinxia chromosome 3, ilMelCinx1.1, whole genome shotgun sequence, one genomic window encodes:
- the LOC123669549 gene encoding leucine-rich repeat and immunoglobulin-like domain-containing nogo receptor-interacting protein 1 encodes KTGSSVFGATKPVLLLFPVLMAIFHCSQAQCPWNDKPDLQATCVCAFNLARQMSVQCDQVEFSTLLSTLNSSARKIAIDLLYINNSTIHLITDDMFQNLAIHNLQISGCKVKKIENNAFKSQGPYLKNLNLQDNELTEVPVKALRILTNLSLLDLSKNKITYIENYSFSTLQELTTLKLSDNNVTLSPHAFSGLENSLKNLNLKGTKQKTVPECIRRLRSLAFLDLSQNSIRQLPGPDGALTFDGLDSLTALNLERNLLVNLEKEAFYGIKSTLSSLSLLNNLLPEFPTEAIATLSDLRVLDIGFNLLNKLPSDAFLKNPSITLLALDGNPLRTVEEKALIHLHHSLRGLSLGGRFLNCDCRLRWIIEWIRNGELQVTSRERNPQFCGSPPQFRDRGFYSFEPNELICDNDSNSTITSDTTSTSEINIIQTTTVMPPSSTNIQSTISSSTTIGTTTSNNTSETTTFKITTPTTISSKTGKTPSVRPAAPTWRHAPHQRPPLVMNFPQQKPIVDDSNEVIVKNAYRQDNSVIIQWDSNVANILGFRVVYRLFGDKSFKQGPPLEASEREFKIKNVPSQECIVVCVISLEEVHVTPETVPYTQCREVRTVSAAATNMDKITIAASAAICGTIVVAVLVFAAASRRRSRTVHRLHTQLPEKIPNPCCGGLTGTPSPSGPLSSLATIGAFGKQREWDQVSAYSARSIPRARSYTEPAAPEPLPGRPGRARSLADGQSQHSYSHSARYGAPAYPGSLLGSRTDLRQSRQSLGAASERASRLSLSGAAGGATSGTAGSRRRPRSRSRPASRYSVGSIGLGYCDTSDNWTDHDMDIYMARNPTRGGLVPL; translated from the exons GTTGCTGTTTCCAGTGCTAATGGCAATTTTTCATTGCTCTCAAGCACAATGCCCTTGGAACGACAAGCCAGATTTACAGGCCACTTGTGTTTGCGCCTTTAATCTAGCCAGACAGATGTCTGTACAATGTGATCAG gttgaattttcaactttattatCTACACTGAATTCAAGTGCAAGAAAAATAGCGATAGACCTTCTATACATTAATAATTCTACAATTCATTTAATAACGGACGATATGTTCCAGAACTTAGCGatacataatttacaaatatcaggatgcaaagtaaaaaaaattgaaaataatgcaTTTAAAAGTCAAGGTCcatatctaaaaaacttaaacttACAAGACAATGAGCTGACAGAGGTACCTGTAAAAGCACTGagaattttaacaaatttatctTTGTTGGACCtttccaaaaataaaatcacatacATAGAAAACTATTCTTTTTCAACTTTGCAAGAGTTGACGACCCTCAAATTATCTGACAATAATGTGACATTGTCACCACACGCATTTTCTGGATTAGAAAATTCACTGAAAAACTTGAACCTTAAgggaacaaaacaaaaaactgtaCCAGAGTGTATAAGAAGACTACGTAGTCTGGCTTTTCTCGATCTATCTCAAAACAGCATAAGACAACTACCGGGACCCGACGGTGCACTTACTTTCGATGGTTTAGATTCATTAACTGCACTCAACTTAGAAAGGAATTTACTTGTTAATTTAGAAAAAGAAGCGTTTTATGGGATAAAGAGCACACTAAGTTCGTTAAGTTTACTGAACAACCTGTTACCAGAGTTTCCTACTGAAGCAATAGCCACATTATCTGATTTAAGGGTGTTGGATATAGGATTTAATCTACTTAACAAATTACCGTCAGATGCTTTTCTAAAAAATCCTTCAATAACTTTACTAGCATTAGACGGCAATCCATTACGAACAGTCGAAGAAAAAGCTTTAATTCATCTTCACCATAGCCTAAGAGGTTTAAGTCTCGGTGGGCGATTTTTAAATTGCGATTGTCGTTTACGATGGATCATCGAATGGATTCGTAACGGAGAGCTCCAAGTTACTTCACGTGAGCGAAACCCTCAATTTTgcggtagtccaccccaattcCGTGATCGTGGATTTTATAGTTTTGAACCAAATGAACTTATCTGCGATAACGACTCAAATTCCACAATAACTTCAGATACGACTTCTACGAGTGAAATAAACATAATTCAAACCACAACAGTAATGCCTCCTTCGTCAACTAATATACAATCGACTATTTCGAGCTCAACTACAATAGGTACAACGACAAGTAATAATACCAGTGAAACTACgacttttaaaattacaacacCTACGACTATTTCCAGTAAAACAGGTAAAACTCCCTCTGTGCGCCCGGCTGCACCTACGTGGCGACATGCTCCTCATCAAAGACCACCTTTAGTCATGAACTTTCCTCAACAAAAACCAATAGTAGATGATTCAAATGaagtaattgtaaaaaatgcttaTAGACAGGATAACTCAGTTATAATACAATGGGATTCAAATGTCGCAAATATACTAGGTTTTCGTGTAGTCTATCGACTCTTTGGAGATAAAAGCTTTAAACAGGGGCCACCGCTTGAAGCTAGTGAAagagaatttaaaattaagaatgtTCCGTCTcag GAATGTATCGTAGTCTGCGTAATTTCATTAGAAGAAGTTCACGTAACCCCTGAAACGGTCCCGTATACACAGTGCCGTGAAGTACGCACAGTATCCGCTGCAGCAACTAACATGGACAAAATCACAATAGCAGCTAGTGCTGCAATATGTGGAACAATAGTAGTAGCCGTCCTCGTGTTTGCTGCAGCCTCACGTCGTAGATCACGAACTGTACACCGGTTACATACTCAGCTACCAGAAAAAATTCCAAACCCATGCTGTGGAGGACTCACAGGAACACCAAGTCCAAGCGGGCCGTTATCTTCACTAGCCACGATAGGCGCTTTTGGAAAACAACGTGAATGGGACCAGGTTTCGGCTTATAGCGCACGATCGATACCCAGAGCCCGTTCCTATACTGAACCTGCTGCTCCTGAACCATTACCTGGTCGACCAGGAAGAGCTAGATCTTTAGCTGATGGGCAATCACAGCACAGTTATTCGCACTCGGCTCGATATGGAGCTCCTGCTTATCCTGGAAGCTTATTGGGATCTAGAACTG ATCTACGACAATCTCGTCAATCTTTGGGGGCAGCATCCGAACGAGCTTCACGTTTATCACTAAGTGGAGCAGCTGGTGGTGCTACTAGTGGCACTGCAGGTTCTAGAAGAAGACCTAGGTCAAGATCACGTCCTGCCAGTCGATATAGTGTAGGTTCAATAGGATTAGGTTACTGCGACACTTCTGACAACTGGACGGACCACGATATGGACATATACATGGCGCGAAATCCAACCAGAGGTGGTTTGGTGCCATTATAG
- the LOC123669209 gene encoding protein FAM92A isoform X1, whose translation MGDELAKVIKEYSNNEIVNKSLSSGLENLSITLTAIEEYRNCEVQRLEAKVIGELCQYETICKHAREELKHTMNVREKEMSRKKVLDKAKERQPFNRQQITYAESELIKASAEMSRTAKSLSEQTEFFERRKLQQLKTLLSDFVMIEMTFHSKAVELLTVAYKQIANINEKADLELLVTGLSDQEEQTNFKRKLRSPEKQVSTGISARSSSIASLMNQQSPIRDDNSMNLGKIRSPENTSAGKGRSSSLAALISHSSSKDDDETSGSDVTEDEDHSTSEETESR comes from the exons ATGGGCGATGAACTAGCCAAAGTAATAAAGGAGTATTCCAATAATGAAATCGTTAACAAGTCCCTGAGTTCTGGCCTTGAAAATTTATCCATAACTCTTACAGCAATCGAAGAGTACCGAAACTGTGAAGTTCAAAGATTAGAAGCTAAG GTTATAGGAGAGCTTTGTCAATATGAAACTATCTGTAAGCATGCGAGGGAGGAATTGAAGCACACTATGAACGTAAGGGAAAAAGAAATGTCGAGGAAAAAAGTATTAGACAAGGCTAAAGAAAGACAACCCTTCAATAGGCAGCAAATA ACATACGCCGAATCGGAACTAATAAAAGCTTCAGCGGAAATGTCCCGCACAGCTAAAAGTCTAAGCGAACAAACGGAATTCTTTGAAAGACGCAAACTTCAACAGCTTAAGACTCTGCTCTCGGACTTCGTGATGATCGAGATGACATTCCACTCGAAAGCAGTGGAATTGCTCACCGTCGCCTATAAACAGATTGCTAATATTAACGAAAAAGCTGATTTGGag CTCTTAGTAACAGGTCTTTCAGATCAAGAGGAACAAacg AATTTCAAAAGAAAACTAAGATCGCCAGAAAAGCAAGTCAGTACTGGTATATCAGCGAGATCGTCATCTATTGCATCTCTTATGAATCAACAATCGCCGATAAGGGATGACAACTCAATG aatCTGGGAAAAATTCGTTCACCAGAAAATACATCAGCTGGCAAAGGAAGGTCAAGCTCTTTGGCTGCTTTAATAAGTCATTCTTCATCTAAAGATGATGACGAAACATCG GGTTCCGATGTCACTGAAGATGAAGATCATAGTACTTCTGAAGAAACAGAATCACGTTAA
- the LOC123669209 gene encoding protein FAM92A isoform X2: MGDELAKVIKEYSNNEIVNKSLSSGLENLSITLTAIEEYRNCEVQRLEAKVIGELCQYETICKHAREELKHTMNVREKEMSRKKVLDKAKERQPFNRQQITYAESELIKASAEMSRTAKSLSEQTEFFERRKLQQLKTLLSDFVMIEMTFHSKAVELLTVAYKQIANINEKADLENFKRKLRSPEKQVSTGISARSSSIASLMNQQSPIRDDNSMNLGKIRSPENTSAGKGRSSSLAALISHSSSKDDDETSGSDVTEDEDHSTSEETESR; this comes from the exons ATGGGCGATGAACTAGCCAAAGTAATAAAGGAGTATTCCAATAATGAAATCGTTAACAAGTCCCTGAGTTCTGGCCTTGAAAATTTATCCATAACTCTTACAGCAATCGAAGAGTACCGAAACTGTGAAGTTCAAAGATTAGAAGCTAAG GTTATAGGAGAGCTTTGTCAATATGAAACTATCTGTAAGCATGCGAGGGAGGAATTGAAGCACACTATGAACGTAAGGGAAAAAGAAATGTCGAGGAAAAAAGTATTAGACAAGGCTAAAGAAAGACAACCCTTCAATAGGCAGCAAATA ACATACGCCGAATCGGAACTAATAAAAGCTTCAGCGGAAATGTCCCGCACAGCTAAAAGTCTAAGCGAACAAACGGAATTCTTTGAAAGACGCAAACTTCAACAGCTTAAGACTCTGCTCTCGGACTTCGTGATGATCGAGATGACATTCCACTCGAAAGCAGTGGAATTGCTCACCGTCGCCTATAAACAGATTGCTAATATTAACGAAAAAGCTGATTTGGag AATTTCAAAAGAAAACTAAGATCGCCAGAAAAGCAAGTCAGTACTGGTATATCAGCGAGATCGTCATCTATTGCATCTCTTATGAATCAACAATCGCCGATAAGGGATGACAACTCAATG aatCTGGGAAAAATTCGTTCACCAGAAAATACATCAGCTGGCAAAGGAAGGTCAAGCTCTTTGGCTGCTTTAATAAGTCATTCTTCATCTAAAGATGATGACGAAACATCG GGTTCCGATGTCACTGAAGATGAAGATCATAGTACTTCTGAAGAAACAGAATCACGTTAA
- the LOC123669552 gene encoding heat shock factor-binding protein 1 produces MSEQNTEPTTNDGENSYTTPANDLKNMQEVTQYVQSLLQNMQDKFQSMSDQIINRIDEMGSRVDELEKNVTDLMTQAGVENEK; encoded by the exons atgtcaGAACAAAACACTGAACCTACGACTAATGATGGGGAGAACAGTTACACTACACCGGCTAATGACCTTAAAAACATGCAAGAAGTAACACAGTAT GTTCAGTCACTATTACAAAATATGCAAGACAAATTTCAAAGTATGTCTGATCAGATAATTAACAGAATAGACGAGATGGGATCAAGAGTGGACGAGCTTGAGAAAAATGTAACAGATCTTATGACACAAGCCGGAGTAGAGAATGAAAAGTAG
- the LOC123669550 gene encoding cell division cycle protein 23 homolog has product MQPLLSTKADIQIDLNQVKLDVLNGIRECNDRGLTQTVKWLSELNYALKDHKLPPNIESRNSFDNEIIAEEKEAYTLAKSYFDCQEYDRAAHFLESTTSSKCVFLHRYSQYMSSEKKRSDNATDTGSENTDSTQVLLDLLSFFKTNHNSLDGYLLYLEGVVLKKLDLRSRAVTVLQAAVAAAPTLWAAWVELAGLANEYEALDSLQLPKHWMMYFFAAHAFVELKLSDQALEAYMVLAAAGFEKSTYITAQMAIAHHDRRDVDSSLTLFRELYKNDPYRLDNWDVYSHLLYLKEKRMELANLAQKAVSIDKYRVETCCVIGNYYSLRSEHQKAVLYFQRALSLDPQYLSAWILMGHEFIELQNSNAAIQCYRQAIDVNRNDYRAWNGLGQAYEILGLNGYCIYYYSRAAQLKPDDSRMLVSLGEAYEKMDKIPNALKCYYKAHSTGDIEGMALFKLAKLYEKSNMPNSAAAAYTAACQEPANAGSKELPAAQRYLAQYYLRFSLLDHASHYAYKCLEHESTKEAGKNILKTISEKRLAPSTSSQAVNLPEDLPDAIRNASTSLTQDTPKTPFPSPNITPDNFSTPMFSRRNNKYKM; this is encoded by the exons ATGCAACCTTTACTTAGCACCAAAGCTGATATTCAAATAGATTTAAATCAAGTTAAATTAGATGTGTTAAACGGCATCCGAGAATGTAATGATCGAGGATTAACACAAACAGTCAAATGGCTGTCCGAACTTAATTATGCACTTAAAGATCATAAGCTTCCTCCTAATATAGAAAGCCGTAATTCGTTTGATAATGAAATCATAGCAGAAGAAAAAGAGGCATATACTTTGGCTAAAAGTTACTTCGATTGTCAAGAATACGACAGAGCTGCACATTTTCTCGAAAGCACCACCAGTTCAAAATGTGTATTTCTGCATAGATATTCACAATATATGTCAAGCGAAAAAAAAAGATCTGATAATGCTACGGATACTGGATCTGAGAATACTGATTCAACTCAAGTATTGTTAGACCTGTTGTCTTTTTTTAAG ACCAATCATAATTCTCTTGATggataccttttatatttgGAAGGTGTTGTTTTAAAGAAATTAGATTTACGAAGTCGTGCAGTAACAGTGCTGCAGGCAGCTGTTGCAGCAGCACCAACATTGTGGGCAGCATGGGTTGAACTCGCAGGACTTGCTAACGAGTATGAGGCTTTAGATTCTTTACAACTGCCAAAACATTGGATGATGTACTTTTTTGCCGCTCATGCTTTTGTAGAACTAAAACTGTCAGATCAAGCTTTAGAAGCTTACATGGTTTTAGCAGCTGCAGGGTTTGAGAAGAGTACATACATTACTGCTCAAATGGCTATTGCACATCATGATAGAAGag ATGTAGACTCATCGCTAACCCTATTTCGAGAACTATATAAAAATGACCCATACCGTTTAGATAATTGGGATGTATACTCCCACCTCTTGTATCTAAAGGAAAAACGAATGGAATTAGCAAATCTTGCACAGAAAGCTGTTTCAATTGATAAGTATAGAGTTGAGACAtgttgtgttatag gtaattattatagtttaagaAGTGAACATCAAAAAgcagttttatattttcaaagagcTTTATCATTGGACCCTCAGTACTTATCAGCTTGGATCCTAATGGGTCATGAATTTATTGAGTTACAAAATTCAAATGCTGCAATACAGTGTTATAGACAAGCTATTG ATGTAAATAGAAACGATTATAGAGCCTGGAATGGTCTAGGACAGGCTTATGAGATATTGGGTCTCAAtggttattgtatatattactaTTCAAGAGCGGCACAACTGAAGCCAGATGATTCAAGAATGTTAGTGTCTCTTGGTGAAGCTTAtgaaaaaatggataaaattccTAATGCacttaaatgttattataaagcGCACAGTACAGGAGATATTGAAGGAATGGCATTGTTTAAATTAGCAAA GTTGTATGAGAAGTCGAACATGCCGAACAGCGCGGCTGCCGCTTACACGGCGGCGTGTCAAGAGCCTGCCAACGCTGGTAGTAAGGAACTACCCGCGGCGCAACGCTACCTCGCGCAGTACTACCTCCGGTTCTCGCTACTCGACCACGCCTCTCACTACGCTTACAAATGCCTCGAACATGAAAGC ACTAAAGAAGCTGGAAAGAACATATTAAAAACGATATCAGAAAAGCGCTTAGCTCCATCAACCTCGTCACAAGCTGTCAATTTACCAGAAGACTTGCCAGATGCGATTAGGAACGCTTCCACGTCGTTAACTCAAGACACTCCCAAAACACCATTTCCTAGCCCCAACATTACCCCGGATAACTTTTCCACTCCAATGTTTTCGAgaagaaacaataaatataaaatgtga
- the LOC123669551 gene encoding arf-GAP domain and FG repeat-containing protein 1, whose translation MAASRRKQDDKNLEILRELISQNGNKYCLDCNQRGPTYVNTTIGSFVCSKCSGMLRGLTPPHRVKSISMATFTPEEIEFIKVRGNDYCRRVWLGLYEGESVNFTDEQSVKDFMSDKYEKKRYYLESSLNTTVTNGGSSVKNKSKTKSSSSNMIGVATPLISISSQAKTSSVNNNNMVNTAKVVSNVMPVNEVNHKLPRPVNNLNQPSFTKITQIPTAVQNPVPDFPVDFSTANIFNSAQYNSNMNNMNNNSMTQPIPSNTAFHAFGSSPASSNDRYAALADLDLALRQQNMKNMEETNNVNKNPFQSPTSTDLFGNKNPFFNGGWSTATTQMPVNPFMPANNGTYINSKNPFL comes from the exons ATGGCTGCAAGCCGTCGTAAACAAGATGAcaaaaatttagaaattttacGTGAACTTATATCTCAAAATGGCAATAAATATTGCTTAGATTGCAATCAAAGAGGACCCACATATGTAAATACTACGATTGGTTCTTTTGTATGTTCAAAATGTTCGGGAATGtt GCGTGGTCTTACACCTCCTCATCGTGTGAAGTCCATCTCAATGGCTACATTTACGCCAGAAGAGATAGAATTTATAAAAGTGAGAGGAAATGATTATTGTAGACGCGTGTGGTTAGGCCTTTATGAGGGTGAAAGTGTAAACTTTACTGATGAACAAAGCGTCAAAGATTTTATGTCTGATAAGTATGAAAAGAAACGATATTATTTGGAATCCTCATTGAATACGACTGTTACGAATGGAGGTtcttcagttaaaaataaatcgaagACGAAATCGTCAAGTAGTAATATGATCGGAGTAGCCACTCCTCTGATATCGATTTCATCTCAGGCGAAAACGTCCAgcgtcaataataataatatggttAATACCGCGAAAGTAGTAAGCAATGTAATGCCTGTAAATGAAGTCAACCATAAATTACCTAGGCCTGTAAACAATTTAAATCAGCcttcatttacaaaaattacacaaattcCAACTGCGGTTCAAAACCCAGTCCCTGA ttttccTGTTGATTTCTCTACCgcaaatatatttaacagtGCACAGTACAATAGcaatatgaataatatgaaCAATAATTCTATGACTCAACCGATACCTTCAAATACTGCTTTTCATGCATTTGGGTCCTCACCTGCTTCATCAA atGATCGCTATGCTGCATTGGCTGATTTAGATTTAGCCCTTCGACagcaaaatatgaaaaatatgg aggagactaataatgtaaataagaaTCCATTTCAAAGCCCAACAAGCACTGATCTATTTGGGAATAAGAATCCTTTCTTTAATGGAGGTTGGAGTACAGCTACTACCCAAATGCCTGTCAACCCATTCATG cCAGCGAACAATGGGACCTACATCAATTCCAAGAATCCTTTCCTATGA